A portion of the Ignavibacteriota bacterium genome contains these proteins:
- a CDS encoding S8 family peptidase, which translates to MKYLRLLTLALLCLSSTAAQTFPDASSLLKPSFPAVPGAAQVVHIDATAAKLDTRLLHFGVTDAGLRKSAAPLLSSGLLPVEWIGGRMLLPVFVLCNGNPDEAAAAIRAAGGDAGTRAGDVLLARVPADALRAVASSRAVRAIQASSFLNPLLNESRREIRADAVHAGTNLPQAYSGQGVVVGVVDSGIDWAHPDFSTRNGSRIQYLWDMSDSVSTVASPPVEYGYGREYTRAALEAGIALERDLPDGFGHGTHVTGTAAGNGNANAEYTGIAPKADIIFVKGFRSGPGFKDTDVINGCDWIFKRAAALGMPAVINLSLGGHAGPHDGSTLYERSLDALTGPGRIIVAAAGNEGDRRMHVRYTTGGSDDEPRVTFFRVQQGAPLAAIDIWYSGGPVNVGLAWYDPYPTLLGHTAAVPAGGAMNLSPVTIGGPVPGFYSLANIASDPVNGLGHAEIILLNNTQSPIMLEDVVFALYTHGSGTLDAWFVRGGEFGPTRHDDYHIIPGDYRSSVGTPGTAKRLITVGSYVTKNTWTDVNGTTQTQDGNPTVGDLSSFSSSGPTRDGRLKPEISAPGEAILSALSADCGAPDASVLFGGRYQKMQGTSMASPHVTGTVALMLEKNSALDVDDVRNTLITTARTDAFTGAVPNVQFGHGKLDAFAAVQRTTPRKSRTAPPASFSVTVYPNPTAGNTVLSYTLPHAADLRLRITDALGRTVAQRELLSQTEGTYRLPLTIDAVPAGVYFYTLQAGESVQSGRIVRTP; encoded by the coding sequence ATGAAATATCTGCGTCTTCTCACCCTCGCCCTTCTGTGCCTCTCCTCCACTGCCGCGCAGACCTTCCCCGACGCGTCCTCGCTGCTCAAACCCTCGTTTCCCGCGGTCCCGGGAGCGGCGCAGGTCGTGCACATCGATGCGACCGCGGCCAAACTCGACACGCGCCTTTTACATTTCGGAGTAACGGATGCGGGACTCCGAAAATCCGCGGCACCGCTGCTTTCGTCCGGACTGCTGCCCGTGGAATGGATCGGCGGCAGGATGCTCCTGCCGGTGTTTGTTCTCTGCAACGGCAATCCCGACGAGGCCGCCGCGGCCATACGCGCGGCGGGAGGCGACGCCGGCACGCGGGCGGGCGATGTGCTTCTGGCTCGTGTACCGGCGGACGCACTGCGCGCCGTTGCCTCATCCCGCGCGGTGCGGGCGATCCAGGCATCGTCGTTCCTGAACCCGCTGCTGAACGAGAGCCGTCGCGAGATCCGCGCCGATGCGGTCCATGCGGGGACGAATCTGCCGCAGGCCTACTCGGGACAGGGTGTCGTGGTCGGTGTCGTCGACTCGGGCATCGACTGGGCGCACCCGGATTTTTCGACACGAAACGGATCGCGCATTCAATACTTGTGGGACATGTCGGATTCGGTCAGCACCGTCGCGTCACCTCCCGTGGAATACGGATATGGACGCGAGTACACACGCGCCGCGCTCGAGGCGGGCATCGCGCTTGAACGCGACCTCCCGGATGGTTTTGGACACGGCACACATGTCACGGGCACGGCCGCCGGAAACGGTAACGCCAATGCCGAATACACCGGCATTGCGCCCAAGGCCGATATCATATTCGTCAAAGGATTCAGGAGCGGCCCGGGTTTCAAGGATACCGACGTCATCAACGGCTGCGACTGGATATTCAAACGCGCGGCCGCTCTCGGAATGCCGGCGGTGATCAACCTCAGTCTCGGAGGGCATGCGGGCCCGCACGACGGATCCACATTGTACGAGCGCAGTCTCGACGCGCTGACGGGCCCAGGCCGCATCATTGTTGCGGCTGCGGGAAATGAGGGCGACAGGCGCATGCACGTGCGGTACACGACGGGCGGCAGTGACGACGAGCCGCGTGTCACGTTCTTCCGTGTGCAGCAGGGCGCGCCGCTTGCGGCCATCGACATCTGGTACAGCGGCGGTCCGGTGAATGTGGGCCTCGCGTGGTACGATCCGTATCCCACGCTGCTCGGACATACGGCCGCCGTGCCCGCTGGCGGAGCGATGAATCTGTCGCCCGTGACGATCGGCGGACCCGTCCCCGGCTTCTATTCACTCGCAAATATCGCGTCGGATCCCGTAAACGGACTTGGGCATGCGGAAATTATACTGCTCAACAACACGCAGTCACCCATCATGCTGGAAGACGTCGTGTTTGCCCTGTATACACATGGATCCGGCACTCTCGACGCCTGGTTCGTGCGCGGGGGCGAGTTCGGTCCGACACGCCATGACGACTATCACATCATACCGGGGGATTACCGGTCCAGTGTCGGCACGCCCGGCACCGCGAAGCGTCTGATCACGGTCGGTTCCTACGTTACAAAAAACACCTGGACCGATGTGAACGGCACAACACAGACACAGGACGGCAATCCCACGGTCGGCGACCTTTCCTCATTCAGCAGCAGCGGACCCACCCGCGACGGACGCCTGAAGCCCGAGATCTCCGCGCCCGGCGAGGCGATACTGTCCGCGCTGTCCGCCGACTGCGGCGCACCTGATGCGAGCGTGCTCTTCGGTGGACGTTATCAGAAGATGCAGGGCACGAGCATGGCGTCGCCGCATGTGACGGGTACCGTTGCGTTGATGCTCGAGAAAAATTCCGCACTCGACGTCGACGACGTGCGCAATACCCTCATCACCACCGCGCGCACCGATGCCTTCACCGGCGCCGTGCCCAATGTGCAGTTCGGTCACGGCAAACTCGACGCCTTCGCCGCCGTGCAGCGCACCACGCCGCGAAAGAGCCGCACCGCGCCGCCCGCGTCGTTCTCGGTGACGGTGTATCCGAATCCAACTGCGGGCAACACTGTCCTCTCGTACACGTTGCCTCATGCTGCCGATCTGCGCCTGCGCATCACCGACGCACTCGGCCGCACCGTGGCGCAGCGGGAACTGCTGTCACAGACCGAGGGCACGTATCGGCTTCCGCTCACAATCGACGCCGTGCCCGCGGGTGTCTACTTTTACACCCTGCAGGCGGGCGAGTCCGTGCAGAGCGGCCGGATTGTCCGGACACCGTAA
- a CDS encoding PHP domain-containing protein yields the protein MYEYVGAIHIHSVYSDGTGRIPDIARAASEVGLDFIMMSDHNTLKAKKDGLEGWRDNVMVLIGYEINDRHDRNHYLAFGLDSTVGVRITAQEYVRRVKERGGVGFLAHPDEKRGHMPEHPPYPWTAWDSEDFDGIEIWNHMSEWMEGLTPDNKLQRFLHPLKSIVSPSTETLARWDALNRIRPVSGIGGVDAHAHKADVLGFFDVEVFPYKVMFRSIHTHVLLDEELRRNDAGFFEEDKWRIYEALRAGRSFIANSYHADPRGFDFHATAHRRKVYPGATLQHRPGESIKITARASERAELRLYCNGTLVHTVNGKEMQYRADVPGAYRAEAWLDGKGWIFSNHLRCGNSRGRC from the coding sequence ATGTACGAATACGTCGGCGCTATCCATATACATTCCGTGTATTCCGACGGCACGGGACGCATCCCCGATATCGCGCGGGCGGCATCGGAGGTGGGCTTGGATTTTATCATGATGAGCGACCACAACACTCTCAAGGCCAAGAAAGACGGCCTGGAGGGGTGGCGCGACAATGTGATGGTGCTCATTGGCTATGAAATAAACGACCGCCACGATCGGAACCACTATCTGGCCTTCGGGCTCGACAGCACGGTGGGCGTGCGCATCACTGCGCAGGAGTATGTGCGGCGCGTAAAAGAGCGCGGGGGCGTTGGATTTCTGGCGCATCCCGACGAAAAACGCGGCCATATGCCGGAACATCCGCCCTATCCTTGGACGGCGTGGGACAGCGAGGATTTCGACGGCATCGAAATCTGGAATCACATGAGCGAGTGGATGGAAGGGCTGACACCCGACAACAAGCTGCAGCGTTTTCTGCATCCCTTGAAGTCGATCGTCTCGCCCTCGACGGAGACACTCGCGCGCTGGGACGCGCTGAATCGGATCCGGCCTGTAAGCGGCATCGGGGGAGTGGACGCCCATGCGCACAAGGCCGATGTGCTCGGATTCTTCGACGTCGAAGTCTTTCCCTACAAGGTCATGTTCCGCTCCATCCACACACATGTGCTGCTGGACGAGGAACTGCGCCGCAACGACGCCGGTTTTTTCGAGGAAGACAAATGGCGGATCTACGAGGCCCTGCGCGCGGGGCGTTCGTTCATCGCCAATTCGTATCACGCGGATCCGCGCGGTTTCGATTTTCACGCGACGGCGCATCGCAGAAAGGTGTACCCCGGCGCAACCCTGCAGCATAGGCCCGGCGAGAGCATCAAGATCACGGCGCGCGCCTCCGAACGCGCGGAGCTGCGGCTGTACTGCAACGGCACCCTTGTGCACACCGTGAACGGGAAGGAAATGCAGTACCGCGCCGACGTCCCCGGCGCTTACCGGGCCGAGGCCTGGCTCGACGGCAAGGGATGGATCTTTTCCAATCACCTGCGCTGCGGAAACTCCCGCGGCCGCTGCTGA
- a CDS encoding amidophosphoribosyltransferase: MNTVIPDTDPDIDKPRSNCGIVGVFGDPDASTLAYYGLHALQHRGQEASGIVSCLRDVSASPRLRMHKGPGLVTEVFSDRDVLKSLLTGDMAIGHNRYSTTGSDNLENVQPFMVNYRDGQLAIAHNGNFTNTRALRSRLQREGTIFQSSTDTEVVLHLTARSAASTPEDRIMDALNTVEGAYSIVMLHGDTLIAARDPHGFRPLALGRRGKAWIVASETCALDTMKAEYVRDVEPGEVLFFDRRMGADGEPLRRMLDLRPERHRHCIFEFIYFSRPDSNIFEDRVDRVRRKLGKVLAEMSPVGAGDDEPVVIMSVPDSSNTAVIGFVRSSQKAGIDARYEIGLIRNHYIGRTFIEPGQEKREMKVRMKFNTVRGVIEGKRVVVIDDSIVRGTTSRLLINLIREAHPKEIHVRISSPMIMNPCPYGMDFPSTDQLLAVQCDGDLEKIRQEIGADSLAYLSMDAMLTAVSHEGKRGYCTACFNGDYPIAPEANLSKEAHES; encoded by the coding sequence ATGAACACAGTGATCCCCGACACCGATCCCGACATAGACAAACCGCGTTCCAATTGCGGCATCGTGGGTGTCTTCGGCGACCCCGACGCGTCGACGCTCGCCTACTACGGCCTGCACGCGCTGCAACACCGCGGACAGGAGGCAAGCGGCATCGTCTCGTGCCTGCGCGACGTCAGCGCGTCGCCCCGCCTGCGCATGCACAAGGGACCCGGCCTCGTCACCGAAGTATTTTCGGACCGCGATGTCCTGAAATCTTTGCTCACGGGCGACATGGCCATCGGGCACAACCGGTATTCGACGACGGGGTCCGACAATCTCGAGAATGTGCAGCCCTTCATGGTGAATTACCGCGACGGGCAGCTCGCGATCGCGCACAACGGCAACTTCACCAACACGCGCGCACTGCGCTCGCGGCTGCAGCGCGAGGGCACCATCTTCCAATCGTCCACCGACACCGAGGTGGTGCTGCACCTGACCGCGCGCAGCGCGGCCTCCACGCCCGAGGACCGGATCATGGACGCGCTCAACACCGTCGAGGGCGCGTATTCGATCGTGATGCTGCATGGCGACACGCTCATCGCCGCGCGTGATCCGCACGGCTTCCGGCCGCTCGCGCTCGGGCGACGCGGCAAGGCGTGGATCGTCGCGTCCGAAACCTGCGCGCTCGACACGATGAAGGCCGAGTACGTGCGCGACGTCGAGCCGGGCGAAGTGCTGTTCTTCGACAGGCGCATGGGCGCGGACGGCGAACCCCTGCGCCGCATGCTCGATCTGCGTCCGGAGAGACACCGCCACTGCATTTTCGAGTTTATCTATTTCTCGCGGCCAGATTCGAACATTTTCGAGGACCGGGTGGACCGCGTGCGGCGCAAGCTCGGCAAAGTGCTTGCCGAGATGAGTCCCGTGGGCGCGGGAGACGACGAACCCGTGGTGATCATGTCGGTGCCCGATTCCAGCAACACCGCGGTGATCGGTTTTGTGCGCAGCAGCCAGAAAGCGGGCATCGACGCGCGCTACGAGATCGGCCTGATCCGGAACCACTACATCGGCCGCACCTTCATCGAGCCGGGGCAGGAGAAGCGCGAGATGAAGGTGCGCATGAAGTTCAACACCGTGCGCGGCGTCATCGAGGGCAAACGTGTGGTGGTGATCGACGACTCGATCGTGCGCGGCACCACGAGCCGTCTGCTCATCAACCTGATCCGCGAGGCGCATCCGAAGGAAATCCATGTGCGCATCAGCTCGCCGATGATCATGAACCCCTGCCCCTACGGGATGGATTTCCCGAGCACCGACCAGCTTCTCGCCGTACAATGCGACGGCGATCTCGAGAAAATCCGGCAGGAAATCGGGGCCGATTCGCTCGCGTATCTCTCGATGGATGCCATGCTCACTGCCGTGAGCCACGAGGGCAAGCGCGGCTACTGTACCGCCTGTTTCAACGGCGACTATCCCATCGCGCCCGAGGCCAATCTCTCGAAGGAGGCGCACGAGTCGTGA
- a CDS encoding S8 family serine peptidase — MRRYAAVLCGLGMLAALPLAAQERVSTRVLLKTVETRAYEVVGGGLARGFASPDLRALLAQYPGARLEALAPPAPALQKGTRDIDRIAVAVFLTPADARDAARRLAQAPGIEYAETEHLIQIDAAPNDSAWSSQWGTQRIRTEQAWAKTRGAGVVVGVIDTGIDPTHPDLRPRMWINQREDVNGSGRYEPWPSTETRGGMTGDFDGIDNDGNGVADDVTGYDFTDQQGFGNAAGGDYGTPDPDVEDEMGHGTSVSGIIAAEAGNGIGIAGVAPESRLMTLRAFDARGVGAEGDVARALTYAVDNGASVVNMSFGDVQYSLVLRDIVRYAHGRGVVLVASAGNAQSSALHYPSAYGETVSVGATASNDVLAGFSNYGSTVDLVAPGQDIVTTERGGRYASFNGTSASAPFVSGVAALIRALHPAFTPDDVRGVLVASARDLGTPGWDERYGAGLLDAERATGMDNPTIVRLTEPRTGFGTSSDTIVVIGTAASPYMTGYTLEYGMGVNPTRWTAVIPERAGQVIGDTLARWDVSRLADTTYTLRLSTRGSTSATLEDRVVVRLDKSPPLFLGLGFVPAIDNRHGGVAAGFITDEPTLGRIWYREKNSGQEWQWISAEGGTTNNLFVGHTHYAFLGENVLAPGRTYEFYFSARNETGLERIARDGVRNFEAVIDPPVSGTDLRTKSFGLPPGRVCAETTDFDVDGKPEALINDYSDNGILKVFEWNNGSFSPLPSAFGNRIPRGAGSLTGDGRVHLLASYVRSGFVYEAAAAGTVPSTLVWADSSGAFWPVTMADVTDDGRDEVIAVVNDSTIGIFSFSAAHVMTRIAAITNPSKPDPYTRRNTFGSPTVAIGDFNGNGRRDMLFGDDDGDFFIAEHRGGGQYQVIWILESDYIDGGNYVSAGDFDGDGHDDFALGLRTSSDDVIPFWYAGIYSLDTQNRSVKKWSQQFYGIEEAGQYGAFTRIQNSTAAANVDADAESELLLTFFPELYIVDYDRASRQFRTAYMQPLVNTNAAVCADFDGNGVAEIGVMTRDSITFLERELPYAGPPRPVSLDVEYISATRARIGWSVSSASPRYRLYKKTNGSEMSPFGEFTSGPVSDFSLELDSVYQYGISAVDSSRVPVESPLLLSRVLRPHEQPRMDSATYVQNGQVRLAVSQDVGPTIPPVSAFRLDDTREAESVSLLSPRLLLLSYGAVPDGDHGLRVKGLRDAEGIPFDEETFVTFSVANTTAPACYIEKVDFLPPDGFAVWFSGPVDSSSAVDAASYSIRPSGTVHSARFDRAAPSRVELRVTSAQPLGALGREYLLSVRDVRCASGQSITSGAGSTYALILNRATLDEMFVYPNPLRPGDAQEFVTFANLTPRATIRIYTVSGHFVREVQEVDGNGGTEWDLRDDTGSRMPGGVYVYHATGFDARGVEVGTKTGKFVIAR; from the coding sequence ATGCGCCGATATGCGGCCGTGCTCTGCGGCCTCGGAATGCTCGCCGCACTGCCCCTCGCGGCGCAGGAACGCGTCTCGACGCGCGTCCTTCTCAAGACCGTCGAAACGCGCGCGTATGAGGTTGTCGGCGGCGGACTCGCCCGCGGTTTCGCCTCGCCCGACCTGCGCGCGCTGCTCGCGCAGTATCCCGGCGCGCGGCTCGAGGCCCTGGCGCCTCCCGCGCCCGCGCTGCAGAAGGGGACGCGCGACATCGACCGCATCGCGGTCGCGGTGTTCCTCACCCCCGCCGATGCGCGCGACGCGGCGCGCCGTCTGGCACAGGCGCCGGGCATTGAATACGCTGAAACGGAGCATCTTATCCAGATCGATGCGGCGCCGAACGACAGCGCCTGGTCGTCGCAGTGGGGCACGCAGCGTATACGGACGGAACAGGCCTGGGCGAAGACACGCGGCGCGGGAGTCGTGGTGGGTGTCATCGACACGGGCATCGATCCGACACATCCCGATCTCCGTCCCCGCATGTGGATCAATCAGCGCGAGGACGTCAACGGCTCGGGCCGCTATGAGCCCTGGCCCTCGACGGAAACGCGCGGCGGAATGACGGGCGATTTCGACGGCATTGACAACGACGGGAACGGCGTGGCGGACGATGTGACCGGGTATGATTTCACCGATCAGCAGGGTTTCGGCAACGCGGCGGGCGGCGATTACGGCACGCCCGATCCCGACGTCGAGGACGAGATGGGCCACGGCACCAGCGTTAGCGGCATCATCGCCGCCGAAGCCGGGAACGGCATCGGCATCGCGGGTGTCGCGCCCGAGTCGCGGCTGATGACCCTGCGCGCCTTCGATGCGCGCGGCGTGGGGGCCGAGGGCGACGTCGCCCGCGCGCTGACCTACGCGGTGGACAACGGCGCGTCGGTCGTCAACATGAGTTTCGGCGATGTGCAGTACTCGCTGGTGCTGCGCGACATCGTGCGCTACGCGCACGGACGCGGCGTGGTGCTGGTCGCCTCGGCGGGCAACGCGCAGAGTTCGGCGCTGCACTATCCGAGCGCGTACGGCGAGACCGTCTCGGTCGGCGCCACCGCCTCCAACGACGTGCTCGCCGGATTTTCGAACTACGGATCGACTGTGGATCTCGTGGCGCCGGGGCAGGACATTGTGACCACGGAACGCGGCGGGCGCTACGCGTCCTTCAACGGCACGTCCGCTTCCGCGCCCTTTGTGAGCGGCGTTGCGGCGCTGATACGCGCGCTGCACCCGGCGTTCACACCCGACGATGTGCGCGGCGTGCTTGTCGCATCGGCGCGCGATCTCGGCACACCGGGCTGGGACGAACGTTATGGCGCCGGACTGCTCGACGCCGAACGCGCGACGGGCATGGACAATCCCACCATCGTCCGTCTCACCGAACCGCGCACGGGTTTCGGAACCTCGTCCGATACCATCGTGGTGATCGGCACCGCCGCATCGCCGTACATGACCGGCTACACACTCGAGTACGGCATGGGTGTCAATCCCACACGCTGGACCGCCGTCATACCCGAACGCGCGGGACAGGTGATCGGCGACACACTCGCGCGCTGGGATGTCTCGCGGCTCGCCGACACCACCTACACCCTGCGGCTCTCCACACGCGGCAGCACGTCGGCCACGCTCGAAGATCGCGTCGTCGTGCGCCTCGATAAATCCCCGCCGCTCTTTCTCGGACTCGGCTTTGTGCCTGCGATCGACAACCGGCACGGCGGCGTCGCCGCGGGGTTCATCACCGACGAACCGACGCTCGGCCGCATCTGGTATCGCGAAAAAAACAGCGGCCAGGAGTGGCAGTGGATATCCGCCGAAGGCGGCACAACAAACAATCTGTTTGTCGGGCACACCCACTACGCCTTCCTCGGCGAAAACGTGCTCGCGCCGGGGCGCACTTACGAGTTCTACTTCTCGGCGCGGAACGAGACGGGACTCGAACGCATCGCCCGCGACGGTGTGCGGAATTTCGAGGCAGTGATCGATCCGCCCGTCTCCGGCACCGATCTGCGGACAAAATCCTTCGGATTGCCACCCGGCCGCGTCTGCGCGGAAACCACCGACTTCGATGTCGACGGCAAACCCGAGGCGCTGATCAACGATTATTCGGATAACGGGATCCTGAAAGTCTTCGAATGGAACAACGGATCTTTCAGTCCGCTGCCTTCCGCGTTCGGCAACCGCATTCCTCGCGGGGCGGGTTCGCTGACAGGCGACGGCCGCGTGCATCTGCTCGCATCGTACGTGCGCAGCGGATTCGTGTACGAGGCCGCCGCGGCCGGCACGGTTCCATCGACGCTTGTGTGGGCCGATTCGAGCGGTGCATTCTGGCCCGTGACCATGGCCGACGTCACCGACGACGGCCGCGACGAGGTGATCGCCGTGGTGAACGATTCCACCATCGGCATCTTCTCATTCTCCGCGGCGCATGTGATGACGCGCATCGCCGCGATCACGAATCCCTCCAAACCCGATCCCTACACCCGCCGCAACACGTTCGGAAGCCCTACCGTCGCCATCGGCGATTTTAACGGCAACGGACGCCGCGACATGCTCTTCGGCGACGACGACGGCGACTTCTTCATCGCCGAGCACCGCGGAGGCGGCCAGTACCAGGTCATTTGGATTCTCGAGAGCGATTACATCGACGGCGGCAATTACGTAAGCGCCGGCGATTTCGACGGTGACGGCCACGACGATTTTGCTCTCGGACTGCGCACGTCTTCTGACGACGTCATCCCGTTCTGGTACGCCGGAATATATTCCCTCGACACACAGAACCGTTCTGTGAAGAAGTGGTCGCAGCAGTTCTACGGCATCGAGGAGGCGGGGCAGTACGGCGCATTCACACGCATACAGAACAGCACCGCGGCCGCCAACGTCGATGCCGACGCCGAGAGCGAGCTGTTGCTGACCTTCTTTCCGGAGCTGTATATCGTGGACTACGACCGGGCGTCGCGGCAGTTCCGGACCGCCTACATGCAGCCGCTCGTGAACACCAACGCCGCGGTCTGCGCCGACTTCGACGGCAACGGCGTCGCGGAAATCGGCGTGATGACACGCGACAGCATCACCTTCCTCGAACGCGAACTGCCGTACGCGGGTCCACCGCGTCCGGTATCGCTCGATGTCGAGTACATCTCCGCGACACGCGCACGCATCGGCTGGAGCGTCTCCTCGGCCTCGCCGCGCTATCGTCTGTATAAAAAGACGAACGGATCCGAAATGTCCCCCTTCGGGGAATTCACCTCCGGCCCCGTCAGCGATTTTTCCCTCGAACTCGACAGCGTGTACCAGTACGGGATTTCCGCGGTCGATTCGTCGCGCGTTCCCGTCGAGAGTCCATTGCTGCTCTCACGCGTGCTGCGCCCGCATGAGCAGCCGCGCATGGACTCCGCCACGTACGTGCAGAACGGGCAGGTACGTCTTGCGGTCTCGCAGGACGTCGGTCCCACGATCCCGCCGGTGTCGGCATTCCGGCTGGACGATACGCGCGAGGCCGAGAGTGTGAGTCTGCTCTCGCCGCGGCTCCTGCTCCTCAGTTACGGCGCTGTGCCTGATGGTGACCATGGCCTGCGTGTCAAAGGACTGCGCGACGCCGAGGGTATACCCTTCGACGAGGAAACCTTCGTCACCTTCAGCGTCGCCAACACCACGGCGCCCGCGTGTTACATCGAGAAAGTCGACTTCCTTCCACCCGACGGCTTCGCCGTGTGGTTCAGCGGTCCCGTGGACAGTAGCTCGGCAGTTGACGCCGCGTCGTACAGCATACGGCCCTCGGGCACCGTGCATAGCGCGCGTTTCGACCGCGCCGCGCCCTCGCGCGTGGAACTGCGTGTCACATCCGCGCAGCCCCTCGGTGCGCTCGGCAGGGAGTACCTCCTCAGCGTGCGCGACGTGCGATGCGCTTCGGGTCAGTCGATAACGTCCGGTGCCGGATCCACCTACGCTCTCATCCTGAACCGCGCCACACTCGACGAGATGTTTGTGTATCCGAATCCGCTCAGGCCCGGCGACGCGCAGGAATTCGTCACCTTCGCCAATCTTACGCCGCGCGCGACCATCAGGATTTACACCGTCTCGGGTCACTTCGTGCGCGAGGTGCAGGAGGTGGACGGCAACGGCGGCACCGAATGGGATCTGCGCGACGACACGGGCTCGCGCATGCCCGGCGGAGTGTACGTGTATCACGCGACGGGCTTCGACGCGCGAGGCGTGGAGGTCGGAACAAAAACCGGAAAATTCGTGATAGCCCGATGA
- a CDS encoding CDP-alcohol phosphatidyltransferase family protein, translated as MSTEQKQPGSRDRIWTLSNAISAVRLVLVVPLYLVMQAPEIDRVLVAVILLAAYISDLSDGFIARHFHQESDAGLIIDPLADKVFVLGAMAAFLGAGLIPLWYVVVVILRDVCIFFAGILLKKKTGVLAQSNYMGKAAVLSIALVILLSLFRDDLAGPVLDGAVYLSLILMAGSLWSYGARAIPLLRSHSR; from the coding sequence ATGAGTACAGAACAGAAGCAGCCCGGATCCCGCGACCGCATCTGGACGCTCAGCAACGCGATCAGCGCGGTGCGCCTCGTTCTCGTGGTGCCGCTCTATCTCGTGATGCAGGCGCCCGAGATCGATCGTGTCCTCGTGGCGGTGATACTTCTCGCCGCCTACATTTCCGACCTGTCCGACGGCTTCATCGCGCGGCATTTTCATCAGGAAAGTGACGCCGGATTGATCATCGATCCTTTGGCCGACAAAGTGTTTGTGCTCGGCGCGATGGCGGCGTTCCTCGGCGCGGGCCTGATTCCGCTCTGGTACGTCGTCGTGGTAATTCTCCGCGACGTGTGTATCTTTTTCGCGGGCATCCTGCTGAAGAAAAAAACCGGCGTGCTCGCGCAGAGCAATTACATGGGGAAGGCGGCCGTGCTCTCGATCGCACTCGTCATCCTGCTCTCGCTGTTCCGCGACGATCTCGCGGGCCCGGTGCTCGACGGAGCCGTGTACCTCAGTCTGATTCTCATGGCGGGTTCGCTGTGGTCGTACGGCGCGCGCGCGATCCCGCTTTTACGTTCCCATTCACGATGA